One Qiania dongpingensis genomic window carries:
- a CDS encoding iron-containing alcohol dehydrogenase translates to MSRFTLPRDIYHGKGCLEELKNLKGKKAFFVVGGSSMKKQGFLDKAVNYLKEADMEVKLFEGVEPDPSVETVMKGAEAMREFQPDWIISMGGGSPIDAAKAMWAFYEYPETTFEDLCIPFNFPELRIKAKFAAIPTTSGTATEVTAFSVITDYQKGIKYPLADFNITPDVAIVDPELVEGLPAKQVAYTGMDALTHAIEAYVSTLHCTFTDPLAIKAIQIVNSDLIKSYDGDMKSREDMHYGQCLAGMAFSNALLGIVHSMAHKTGAVFSTGHITHGLANAMYLPYVISYNAKEPEAAKRYAEIANAIGINGTEQECVDGLKKKIRSMNDYLGIPNTMKDCGVKEEEFREKIGEIAKNAVEDACTGSNPRTIDAAAMEKLFTCIYNGTEVEF, encoded by the coding sequence ATGAGCAGATTTACATTACCCAGAGATATTTACCACGGGAAAGGATGTCTGGAAGAGCTTAAAAACCTGAAAGGAAAAAAAGCTTTCTTCGTAGTGGGAGGAAGCTCCATGAAGAAACAGGGATTTCTGGATAAGGCTGTGAATTACCTGAAGGAAGCAGATATGGAAGTAAAGCTGTTTGAAGGGGTGGAGCCTGACCCCTCCGTAGAGACGGTCATGAAAGGGGCGGAGGCCATGAGAGAATTCCAGCCGGACTGGATCATTTCCATGGGCGGGGGTTCTCCAATCGACGCTGCGAAGGCTATGTGGGCATTTTATGAATACCCGGAGACTACCTTTGAGGACCTTTGCATACCTTTCAATTTCCCGGAGCTGAGGATAAAAGCAAAATTTGCGGCGATTCCCACTACCTCCGGCACGGCGACAGAAGTCACGGCCTTTTCCGTGATCACCGATTATCAAAAGGGAATCAAATATCCCCTTGCGGATTTCAATATAACTCCTGATGTTGCGATCGTGGATCCGGAGCTCGTGGAAGGGCTGCCCGCAAAGCAGGTGGCTTATACGGGGATGGATGCCCTTACCCATGCCATTGAGGCCTACGTGTCCACACTCCATTGTACCTTTACAGATCCGCTGGCAATTAAAGCTATCCAGATTGTAAACAGTGATTTGATCAAGTCCTATGATGGGGACATGAAGAGCCGTGAAGATATGCATTATGGGCAGTGCCTGGCAGGAATGGCGTTTTCCAACGCGCTTTTGGGAATCGTTCACTCCATGGCCCATAAAACCGGCGCGGTATTCTCCACGGGTCATATCACCCACGGCCTTGCCAACGCCATGTATCTGCCCTATGTGATTTCTTATAACGCAAAAGAGCCCGAAGCGGCCAAAAGGTATGCCGAGATCGCCAATGCCATTGGGATAAACGGCACGGAGCAGGAGTGCGTAGACGGGCTGAAGAAAAAAATCCGCTCTATGAACGATTATCTGGGAATTCCCAATACTATGAAGGACTGCGGTGTGAAAGAAGAGGAATTCAGGGAAAAAATCGGGGAGATTGCGAAGAACGCGGTGGAAGATGCGTGCACAGGCTCCAATCCCAGAACGATTGATGCCGCGGCGATGGAAAAGCTGTTCACCTGCATTTATAACGGGACCGAAGTGGAGTTTTAA
- a CDS encoding TetR/AcrR family transcriptional regulator: MARNKYPEETRNLIIETATRLFIENGYEHTSIQEIINHLGGLSKGAIYHHFKSKEDIMIAVADHIYSGSEEKMQRIRERKDLTGKEKLRLMFHESVYQPSQIEMFTAAPDMLKNPQLLVRYLAESIQDESVSYILPTVQEGIEDGSIVTDYPKELSETLLLLGGIWLNPMVYHCTPEEAVRKMRFFQHTLRLWGVDVIEDGMVEQLEKYVEMYRQNRKEE; the protein is encoded by the coding sequence ATGGCCAGAAATAAATATCCGGAGGAAACCAGGAATTTGATCATTGAGACAGCTACTAGGCTGTTTATAGAAAATGGATATGAGCATACCTCCATTCAGGAGATCATCAATCACCTGGGCGGACTGAGCAAGGGGGCTATTTATCATCACTTTAAATCAAAGGAAGACATCATGATAGCCGTGGCGGACCATATATATTCTGGGTCCGAGGAAAAAATGCAGAGGATTCGGGAAAGGAAGGACCTCACCGGAAAAGAAAAGCTCCGGCTCATGTTCCATGAATCTGTCTATCAGCCTTCCCAGATAGAAATGTTCACGGCCGCTCCTGATATGCTGAAAAATCCACAGCTTCTGGTCCGCTACCTGGCCGAATCCATACAGGATGAGTCCGTATCCTATATACTTCCCACGGTTCAGGAAGGGATAGAGGACGGTTCCATAGTGACGGATTATCCGAAGGAGCTCTCGGAGACGCTGCTTTTACTGGGCGGAATTTGGCTGAACCCCATGGTTTACCACTGCACACCGGAAGAGGCTGTGCGGAAAATGCGGTTTTTTCAGCACACGCTCCGGCTCTGGGGCGTGGATGTCATCGAGGACGGGATGGTCGAGCAGCTTGAAAAATATGTGGAAATGTACAGACAAAATAGAAAAGAGGAATGA